In one Magallana gigas chromosome 9, xbMagGiga1.1, whole genome shotgun sequence genomic region, the following are encoded:
- the LOC105320265 gene encoding C-type mannose receptor 2, giving the protein MTWQDANTYCQSLGARLAILDTPAKLDVIFNDYMSAQMMYFDYFIGGSFDDIVVDWKWVNGSIIDPNYLTNYPVSGGPGACLIWSDIHYLYDYPCSVTIPAICDIPMTTSSVTTCPSNFKWDVTNQLCYFVEETHLTWQDARTQCQSLGARLAILDTPGKLDIILNDYISAGLMYYDYFIGGFFNDVAVDWKWVNGSIIDPNYLMNYPVGGGPDMCLIWSDVFYLHEYPCTGTRPAICDIPVKTGLVSTCPSNYRWDSTVHLCYLVEESPRIWQDAKAYCESIGARLAILDTPSKLDLILSDYISGTLMNLDYFIGASFDTGIMDWRWVNGSAVDSGFLMNYPVAGGGSDDCLIWSDVAYLVDFPCSLSQPFICEIQVSP; this is encoded by the exons ATGACCTGGCAAGATGCCAATACCTATTGCCAATCGTTAGGGGCGAGGCTTGCAATTCTTGACACCCCAGCAAAACTTGACGTTATATTCAACG ACTACATGTCAGCCCAGATGATGTACTTTGATTACTTCATTGGCGGTTCATTTGATGACATCGTCGTGGACTGGAAGTGGGTCAACGGTTCGATCATTGACCCGAATTATCTAACAAACTACCCTGTGTCTGGGGGCCCAGGGGCGTGTCTTATTTGGAGTGATATACACTACCTGTACGACTATCCTTGTTCAGTAACAATACCTGCAATCTGTGATATTCCAATGACAACAAGTTCAG taaCAACGTGTCCatctaatttcaaatgggatgTAACCAATCAACTATGCTATTTCGTGGAGGAGACTCATTTGACTTGGCAAGATGCTAGAACACAGTGTCAATCACTTGGAGCTAGATTAGCCATCCTGGATACTCCGGGAAAGCTGGATATTATATTAAATG ACTACATTTCCGCTGGCTTGATGTACTATGATTACTTTATTGGTGGGTTCTTCAATGACGTGGCTGTGGACTGGAAGTGGGTAAACGGTTCCATCATTGACCCCAACTATCTGATGAACTACCCCGTGGGTGGAGGGCCAGACATGTGTCTAATATGGAGCGATGTATTTTATCTTCACGAGTATCCATGTACTGGAACACGTCCTGCAATCTGTGACATTCCAGTTAAAACTGGTTTAG TCAGCACATGTCCATCAAACTACAGATGGGATTCCACTGTTCATTTGTGCTATCTAGTTGAGGAGAGTCCAAGGATTTGGCAAGATGCCAAGGCATACTGCGAGTCAATAGGAGCTAGACTTGCCATATTGGACACACCTTCAAAACTGGATCTTATTTTAAGCG ATTATATTTCGGGTACGCTTATGAATTTGGATTACTTCATTGGAGCTTCGTTCGACACCGGCATAATGGATTGGAGGTGGGTAAATGGCTCCGCCGTGGATTCCGGATTTCTCATGAACTATCCAGTCGCCGGGGGCGGAAGTGACGACTGTCTGATTTGGAGCGACGTTGCGTATCTAGTCGATTTCCCCTGTTCGTTGTCCCAGCCGTTTATTTGCGAAATTCAAGTCTCACCTTAG